One Pyrenophora tritici-repentis strain M4 chromosome 5, whole genome shotgun sequence DNA window includes the following coding sequences:
- a CDS encoding SPS1, Serine/threonine protein kinase — protein sequence MASTGRDSFKLPDPPPRLHTRDNSMDRPGTPAEAFMSPQQTPQGSPSKHHQPPGAFDLPHVFENAMRLLPTVGSPSKPKPGSPTSPNKLKLGGGDDADHNPHDSTSITPGSPTRKSNQENTPPSGRPGVQKEPSYLTQAAQSRQEPYRTRGADQSTRYLNGPQRLSPEDLEKARKPAVKRLANVTQLYFLDYYYDLLTYVHTRQSRLTQFKAQNPLPPETPEQEYSDALTQYLGRERANLRKRRTRLRQGDFQILTQVGQGGYGQVYLAQKKDTREVCALKVMSKKLLFKLDEVRHVLTERDILTSAKSEWLVRLLYAFQDDKSIYLAMEYVPGGDFRTLLNNTGVLHNRHARFYIAEMFSCIDSLHQLGYIHRDLKPENFLIDSTGHVKLTDFGLAAGILAPSKIESMRIKLESVSDVIAPFGRPIEERSAAQRRDNYRSLRERDVNYAKSIVGSPDYMAPEVLKGDEYDFTVDYWSLGCMLFEALAGYPPFAGATVDETWQNLKQWKKVLRKPVYEDPSYFLSKRTWDLIIRLVASKSTRFRNISEIHAHQYFAEVDWAKLREQKAPFVPELDSETDAGYFDDFGNEADMAKYKEVHEKQAALEAMQDRNVQMGKGLFVGFTFRHKKTTEENGKPASPRKPLPMVDENFGTIF from the exons ATGGCCAGCACCGGCCGAGACAGCTTCAAGCTCCCTGATCCACCACCACGACTCCACACTCGCGACAACAGCATGGATCGGCCAGGAACGCCCGCCGAGGCCTTCATGAGCCCGCAGCAGACACCCCAGGGCAGCCCCAGCAAACACCACCAGCCACCGGGCGCATTCGATCTGCCGCATGTGTTTGAAAATGCCATGAGACTGCTGCCCACGGTTGGTTCGCCTTCCAAGCCCAAGCCAGGGTCACCAACATCGCCCAACAAGCTGAAGTTGGGCGGTGGTGATGACGCAGACCACAATCCACACGATTCCACCAGCATCACACCGGGCAGCCCTACGCGCAAGTCGAACCAGGAAAACACGCCGCCCAGCGGACGCCCGGGCGTGCAAAAGGAGCCGAGCTATCTCACACAAGCAGCACAGTCGCGGCAGGAGCCATACCGCACGCGCGGGGCAGACCAGTCGACACGCTACCTGAACGGCCCTCAGCGGCTCTCGCCCGAAGATCTGGAGAAGGCGCGCAAGCCGGCAGTAAAGCGACTTGCGAATGTCACGCAGCTGT ACTTCCTCGATTACTACTACGACCTCCTTACCTACGTGCACACCCGCCAGTCTCGCCTCACTCAATTCAAGGCCCAGAACCCTCTACCGCCCGAGACACCCGAGCAAGAGTACAGCGATGCGCTCACACAGTACCTCGGCCGCGAGCGCGCAAACCTACGCAAGCGTCGCACCCGATTAAGGCAGGGTGACTTCCAGATCCTCACACAAGTCGGCCAGGGAGGTTATGGACAAGTGTACCTGGCCCAGAAGAAGGACACACGCGAGGTCTGCGCCTTGAAAGTCATGAGCAAGAAGCTGCTCTTCAAGCTGGACGAGGTCCGACACGTCTTGACGGAGCGCGACATCCTGACCAGTGCTAAGAGCGAGTGGTTGGTGCGACTGCTCTACGCCTTCCAAGACGACAAGAGTATCTATCTTGCCATG GAATACGTCCCAGGAGGTGACTTCCGAACCTTGCTCAACAACACGGGTGTCCTGCACAACCGACATGCGCGCTTCTACATTGCCGAGATGTTCTCATGCATCGATTCACTACATCAGCTGGGCTACATTCATCGCGATCTGAAGCCCGAGAACTTCTTGATCGACAGCACTGGCCACGTCAAGTTGACAGATTTTGGTCTTGCAGCCGGTATTCTCGCACCCTCCAAGATCGAATCGATGCGCATCAAGCTTGAGTCAGTGAGCGATGTTATTGCTCCGTTCGGTCGACCTATCGAGGAGCGATCAGCAGCACAGCGAAGGGACAACTACCGCTCTCTTCGTGAACGAGATGTCAACTACGCCAAAAGCATCGTTGGAAGCCCGGACTACATGGCTCCAGAAGTGCTAAAGGGCGACGAGTACGACTTCACCGTGGATTACTGGAGCTTAGGGTGCATGCTCTTCGAGGCCTTGGCTGGCTACCCACCCTTTGCCGGTGCCACAGTTGATGAGACGTGGCAGAACCTGAAGCAATGGAAGAAGGTGCTGCGCAAACCCGTCTACGAAGACCCGTCATATTTTCTCTCCAAACGCACTTGGGACCTCATCATACGACTAGTTGCCTCCAAATCGACCCGCTTCCGCAACATCTCTGAGATCCATGCCCACCAGTACTTTGCCGAAGTTGACTGGGCGAAGCTGAGAGAGCAGAAAGCGCCGTTTGTACCAGAGCTGGACAGCGAGACGGACGCTGGGTACTTTGATGATTTTGGTAACGAAGCCGACATGGCGAAATACAAGGAGGTGCATGAGAAGCAGGCAGCCTTGGAGGCTATGCAAGATCGCAACGTCCAGATGGGCAAGGGCCTCTTTGTCGGGT TTACATTCCGGCACAAGAAGACAACGGAAGAGAATGGCAAGCCAGCAAGCCCCAGAAAGCCGCTTCCCATGGTGGATGAGAATTTTGGCACTATATTCTAG
- a CDS encoding Smc, Chromosome segregation ATPase → MVIGPNGTGKSTLVCAICLGLGWGSEHLGRAKQVGEYVKHGAAMATIEIELAAGPGKDQNHIITRTIRKEDNQSRWFLNGARSTQKEVIELAKTYSIQIDNLCQFLPQDRVVEFARMTDVERLRETQRAAAPPYMVEWHDKLKALRKDERNLETKRQNEEKHLEALMRVQTAAQGDVDRIRERQEIQTKLNCLRKAQPVIELRLCRKEIEQLKENLRVARLELDEIKVDVEPARQAQAEMQSYQSDIERVVRLRKNRVDEIKRKADNLMAAIEADKEKAIDFESNITAEVNAMKNRKKEIARITAEINKLERERHKDAPQYNADSYERRKADIRAHISARNNEITDKDAARKSLVSRNTGLNEVQNSITKRQTELSTQSGKQTNLLKKISYDTATAWAWIQENRDTLGLKGEVYGPPILTCSIPDNRYAQAVESQLRKGDVVAITCTNNDDQRLLSTCLLNKRDNRQKQGLGLHDIHLRTSPKSLDAYKSPVAESDLSSYGFEGYIRQYIQGPDAVLAMLCDNRNLHQIAYAATPISDEQHDAVSNSLIRTWVSGAHTYRVTTRREYNQSSTSVTKLGVAQWFIDLPANTDEMRQLNEQLNELKKEKDELRKQHTDLGQEIKTLREEIEALNREKEQIQKEQDEMKQELAKWAALPEKIATEQTRLDNNMAQDAQITNRVRAIKAKIRATSLRIATQTLEYARTVTHMRMFNESLIEAEIRFVEAKSEIRALERENSEILQKLRTKEHEIKTLEIQNEQLRRDFRSRRDQAQQDINGWPEHEKEIIQQYSTDLQSIAELEQEIDSVQIQLNMMTEGNHGVIETYEKRKEEITRTEAKLHDLTGDLEDIKEKVIDIRQKWEPELDALIRKISCAFAHNFKQIGCAGEVEVYKDQEEFELWSVQISVRFR, encoded by the coding sequence ATGGTCATCGGCCCGAACGGAACAGGCAAGAGCACGCTTGTCTGCGCAATCTGTCTGGGGCTCGGATGGGGCAGCGAGCATCTGGGGAGGGCCAAGCAAGTGGGAGAGTATGTGAAGCATGGTGCTGCAATGGCTACCATCGAAATCGAGCTCGCCGCGGGTCCGGGCAAGGACCAGAACCATATCATCACACGTACCATTCGCAAGGAAGACAACCAATCACGTTGGTTTCTCAACGGCGCGCGCTCCACCCAAAAGGAAGTCATCGAGCTGGCGAAAACATACTCGATTCAGATCGACAACTTGTGCCAGTTCTTGCCCCAAGATCGTGTAGTAGAATTTGCAAGAATGACCGATGTCGAACGCTTGCGAGAAACACAACGTGCTGCAGCGCCACCGTACATGGTAGAGTGGCACGACAAACTCAAAGCCCTGCGGAAAGACGAACGGAACTTGGAGACGAAGCGGCAGAATGAGGAGAAACATCTTGAGGCACTGATGAGGGTGCAAACTGCAGCACAGGGTGATGTGGACCGCATCAGGGAGCGCCAAGAAATCCAAACAAAGCTCAACTGCTTGCGCAAAGCTCAACCTGTCATCGAGCTCAGGTTGTGCAGGAAAGAGATCGAGCAGCTCAAGGAAAACCTCCGAGTGGCCAGGCTAGAGCTTGATGAGATCAAGGTCGACGTCGAGCCAGCACGTCAAGCCCAGGCAGAGATGCAATCATACCAGAGCGATATTGAAAGAGTGGTGAGGCTTCGCAAGAACCGAGTCGACGAGATCAAAAGGAAAGCCGACAATCTCATGGCAGCCATTGAAGcagacaaggagaaggctATTGACTTTGAAAGCAACATCACAGCTGAGGTAAACGCAATGAAGAATCGCAAAAAGGAAATTGCCCGTATAACTGCCGAAATCAACAAGCTAGAAAGGGAGCGCCATAAAGATGCCCCCCAATATAACGCCGATTCCTACGAGCGACGCAAGGCGGATATCCGGGCTCATATATCGGCCAGAAACAACGAAATCACGGACAAGGACGCAGCAAGAAAATCATTAGTGTCTCGCAATACAGGTCTCAACGAGGTGCAAAACAGCATCACGAAACGGCAAACAGAGCTGAGCACTCAGAGCGGAAAACAAACCAATCTTCTAAAGAAGATTTCTTATGATACAGCAACGGCCTGGGCATGGATTCAGGAGAACAGAGATACCCTGGGACTCAAAGGCGAAGTGTATGGGCCGCCGATATTAACATGCTCGATTCCAGACAATAGATACGCCCAGGCTGTGGAAAGCCAGTTAAGGAAAGGCGATGTCGTTGCAATAACTTGTACCAACAACGACGATCAGCGGCTCCTATCGACTTGCCTGCTGAACAAGCGAGATAATCGACAAAAACAGGGCCTAGGACTCCACGACATCCATCTTCGAACCTCCCCAAAGTCTCTCGACGCATACAAATCGCCAGTCGCAGAATCAGACCTGTCCAGTTACGGATTTGAAGGTTATATTCGACAATATATCCAAGGGCCTGACGCTGTTCTAGCCATGCTTTGCGACAATAGGAACCTCCATCAGATAGCGTATGCTGCGACGCCAATCTCTGATGAGCAACACGATGCTGTGTCGAACAGCTTGATCCGTACCTGGGTCAGTGGCGCGCATACCTATCGCGTTACCACACGTAGAGAATACAATCAGTCTTCAACGTCCGTCACGAAACTGGGGGTTGCGCAATGGTTTATTGACCTACCAGCCAATACGGATGAAATGCGGCAGCTCAATGAACAGCTCAATGAACTcaagaaggagaaggatgAATTGCGTAAGCAGCATACCGACCTCGGTCAGGAAATCAAGACACTCAGGGAAGAAATTGAAGCGCTCAACAGAGAGAAGGAACAAATACAGAAGGAGCAGGATGAGATGAAACAAGAACTGGCCAAATGGGCAGCTCTCCCCGAAAAGATTGCCACAGAACAAACTCGGTTAGACAATAACATGGCACAAGATGCGCAAATTACCAATCGCGTCCGAGCGATAAAGGCGAAAATCCGTGCTACATCACTGCGCATCGCCACTCAGACTCTCGAATATGCCAGAACTGTAACGCACATGCGTATGTTCAACGAGTCGCTCATTGAGGCTGAAATACGGTTCGTCGAAGCCAAGTCGGAGATTCGTGCTTTGGAGCGTGAGAACAGCGAAATCTTACAGAAACTGAGGACCAAAGAACACGAGATCAAAACACTTGAAATTCAGAATGAACAGCTCCGTAGGGATTTTCGCAGCCGCCGAGACCAAGCACAGCAGGACATCAATGGCTGGCCCGAGCATGAAAAGGAAATCATACAACAGTATAGTACCGACCTGCAGTCAATTGCGGAATTGGAACAGGAGATCGACTCTGTCCAGATCCAGCTAAACATGATGACCGAAGGCAATCATGGTGTGATTGAGACTTACGAGAAGCGCAAAGAGGAAATTACTAGGACCGAAGCGAAACTGCACGACTTAACTGGCGATCTCGAAGACATCAAGGAGAAGGTCATCGATATCCGCCAGAAGTGGGAGCCTGAACTCGATGCTCTCATACGTAAGATTAGCTGTGCTTTCGCACATAACTTCAAGCAGATCGGATGTGCTGGTGAAGTCGAGGTATACAAGGACCAAGAGGAGTTTGAGCTCTGGTCAGTCCAGATCTCTGTCCGCTTCCGGTAA
- a CDS encoding Tymo-45kd-70kd multi-domain protein has protein sequence MPSLAPALLLPILSLFTLSADARPTTASPAAATVEIWSIPRLTMHMMTPTTGLPGGAWPPSLRFNSTIDFDIMVPDHSTAASETVAPLKVNCMASWENGTLPEGRMGCTSLSTDAKEEANEVEFGMDLYTALGERRPELSFVLSVWRGQTPTLTGSIPITANDPSEPSSYLTCLGGAPLDGLRCNIGSYLSVRKELVIQGS, from the exons ATGCCATCTCTTGCCCCTGCCCTCCTCCTTCCTATCCTCTCCCTCTTCACCCTCTCCGCAGATGCCCGTCCAACAACAGCCTCCCCCGCTGCTGCCACCGTCGAAATATGGAGCATCCCCCGCCTCACCATGCACATGATGACGCCTACCACCGGTCTTCCTGGCGGCGCCTGGCCCCCATCCCTCCGGTTCAATTCCACCATCGATTTTGACATCATGGTTCCCGACCACTCTACCGCAGCATCCGAGACAGTGGCGCCGCTGAAGGTAAACTGCATGGCGAGTTGGGAGAACGGGACGTTGCCTGAGGGACGAATGGGATGTACGTCGTTGTCTACAGATGCGAAAGAGGAGGCAAATGAGGTGGAGTTTGGCATGGATTTGTATACAGCTTTGGGTGAGAGGAGGCCGGAGTTGAGTTTTGTGTTGAGTGTTTGGAGAGG TCAAACACCTACACTTACTGGCTCCATACCTATCACCGCAAATGACCCCTCGGAGCCCAGTAGCTACCTCACCTGTCTCGGTGGCGCACCACTCGATGGGCTGAGATGCAACATTGGCAGTTATCTGAGTGTGAGGAAGGAGTTGGTCATCCAGGGCAGTTAG
- a CDS encoding putative transient receptor potential ion channel protein, which yields MRMLWRAPSLLALYPVLLLLVSTTIADSIEEDGVEYVVGTIDGVRGLVRDDRQPSLYTADYGDCLGESAINVTRFDAAYYKDNMTIIFHLEGETALRKEDIMMNIGVFAYGESRFDLTFDPCNANIESACPVKAGVTIEAAGIIPINQQDVAGIPPIALSIPDFEGQAVLRLFSNSTQKEIGCFAAQITNGFTFQQKVAVSSTLGAFTAIAVVSSFVTAIYGTEVAEMRKHYAHSLSVSVVFAVWHHIFYSGAVSMNWPSVLVAFWGNYAWAGGMIYSEPMQNTINDFIGSNKGNTSQVGAAGTGQSNPNVGGGIDSHQIYKRDARPEDLNLQAALSKRRLVDAFSGFKYYGQPVKPGLPLPGNYSGFAGTLATQRIPASNAFMTGLLWLLILIGSIAFCVVSLKATLEVLSAMRVVKRDRLGLFRCHYLGYLASTILRTVFIGFFMVTFLAMFQFSYLALSGPVAVACIVFLAVVFGVGSVAAYACFSRLRIGKYVSEPDRINMARRRLLKVIPWFSMSKNSKTPRSEDLEYIGSVPWWTIHAMADVESIHEDEHYIIRFGWLASRYRRTRWWFFVAWLFYEFVRACFLAGASSRPLVQVFGLLAVEVVAFLSFIILRPFEGQRLNVLAMYLLGFSKVATVGLSATFDSHFGIARIPTTVVGIVIIVIQGLLTLALIVLIVVGAVSSYMSILRNRAEIKPRSWNANREKYFERMGLAAQDVPLRQPCPVPAHSMPESPKRPHFEVKRVKRVAKVEDEDDEFMEEINTDPSASQLLLPDQGTIETPHGPIQRNRKGSLQSQASYSSLPRAARVHRPSWSTQDYAESVERGRQWALSETHVNIGCEVQENGERYASPFRIYNSRCITPGLSSLAPSDEGYIGSPERRAPSRLTSISRSSSTQQLQPRISEEEIALVPEARKMK from the exons ATGCGCATGCTATGGCGCGCCCCCTCACTCTTGGCATTGTACCCAGTGCTACTGCTACTCGTCAGCACCACCATCGCAGACTCAATTGAGGAAGATGGGGTCGAATATGTAGTAGGAACCATCGACGGCGTACGCGGGCTAGTCAGAGATGACCGACAGCCATCTCTATACACTGCCGACTACGGAGACTGCCTTGGCGAAAGTGCTATCAATGTCACGCGGTTCGATGCAGCATACTACAAGGACAATATGACTATTATCTTTCACTTGGAAGGTGAGACAGCACTTAGAAAGGAGGATATAATGATGAATATCGGTGTCTTTGCGTACGGAGAGAGCCGATTCGACCTTACCTTTGACCCCTGCAATGCCAACATAGAGAG TGCCTGTCCTGTGAAAGCTGGCGTTACGATTGAGGCTGCAGGGATCATACCGATTAATCAGCAAGACGTCGCTGGTATCCCACCAATTGCGTTGAGCATTCCCGATTTTGAAGGGCAAGCTGTGTTACGGCTATTTTCAAATTCTACGCAGAAAGAGATCGGCTGTTTTGCTGCGCAGATCACCAACGGCTTTACCTTCCAGCAGAAGGTGGCTGTAAGCTCTACCCTGGGGGCCTTTACGGCCATAGCCGTCGTCTCATCCTTTGTTACGGCCATCTACGGAACCGAAGTTGCGGAGATGCGCAAGCATTACGCCCATTCATTATCAGTATCCGTCGTCTTTGCCGTTTGGCATCACATCTTCTACAGTGGGGCGGTCTCGATGAACTGGCCCAGCGTTCTCGTAGCCTTCTGGGGTAATTACGCCTGGGCAGGGGGTATGATCTATTCCGAGCCGATGCAAAACACGATCAACGACTTTATTGGGTCAAACAAAGGGAACACGTCTCAAGTCGGTGCTGCAGGGACGGGCCAGAGTAATCCCAATGTCGGAGGTGGCATCGATAGCCATCAGATTTACAAGCGAGATGCTCGACCAGAAGACCTAAATCTGCAAGCTGCTCTGTCAAAGCGTCGTCTCGTCGATGCATTCAGTGGCTTCAAGTACTATGGGCAGCCGGTCAAGCCTGGTTTACCGCTTCCAGGCAACTACTCGGGATTCGCTGGTACACTTGCGACCCAGCGCATACCAGCGAGCAACGCTTTCATGACTGGACTACTATGGCTTTTGATCTTGATTGGGAGCATCGCCTTCTGTGTAGTTTCCCTCAAAGCCACCCTCGAAGTTTTGAGCGCTATGCGCGTTGTCAAACGCGATCGACTCGGTTTGTTCCGATGTCATTACCTGGGCTATCTTGCATCGACCATACTACGCACAGTCTTCATTGGGTTTTTCATGGTGACATTTCTGGCCATGTTCCAATTTTCCTACCTAGCTCTATCTGGGCCTGTCGCAGTGGCCTGTATAGTCTTCCTCGCTGTTGTATTTGGCGTAGGGAGTGTTGCTGCCTACGCATGCTTCTCTAGGCTTCGTATTGGCAAGTACGTCTCCGAGCCAGACCGAATCAATATGGCGAGGAGAAGGCTTCTAAAGGTTATTCCATGGTTCAGTATGTCAAAGAACAGCAAGACTCCACGTTCAGAAGATCTGGAATATATCGGTTCAGTCCCTTGGTGGACAATACATGCCATGGCGGACGTTGAGTCCATCCACGAAGACGAGCACTATATCATACGAtttgggtggcttgcatCACGTTATAGAAGGACTCGCTGGTGGTTCTTCGTCGCCTGGCTATTTTACGAGTTTGTCCGCGCCTGTTTTCTCGCGGGCGCATCCAGTCGGCCCTTGGTGCAGGTTTTCGGTTTACTGGCAGTCGAGGTTGTTGCCTTTCTCAGCTTTATCATCCTCCGACCTTTTGAAGGACAACGTCTCAACGTACTGGCCATGTATCTTCTTGGTTTCAGTAAAGTGGCAACTGTGGGACTTTCTGCAACTTTTGACTCGCACTTTGGCATCGCTCGTATTCCAACGACGGTGGTTGGAATCGTTATCATCGTCATCCAAGGCCTTTTGACCTTGGCGCTTATAGTATTGATTGTCGTTGGTGCTGTCTCCAGCTATATGTCCATCTTGCGTAACCGCGCAGAGATCAAACCGAGGAGTTGGAACGCAAACCGCGAGAAATACTTTGAGCGAATGGGTCTTGCCGCACAAGATGTTCCACTACGGCAACCGTGCCCGGTTCCAGCACATTCGATGCCGGAATCACCGAAGCGTCCACATTTTGAAGTGAAGCGGGTAAAGCGGGTGGCCAAAGTcgaagatgaagacgatgAGTTCATGGAAGAGATCAATACTGATCCCTCAGCCTCGCAGCTGTTACTGCCTGATCAAGGTACCATTGAGACTCCACACGGACCGATTCAACGCAACAGAAAAGGAAGTCTTCAATCACAAGCATCTTATTCCAGTCTACCTAGGGCGGCACGCGTACACCGCCCAAGTTGGAGCACGCAGGATTACGCTGAATCAGTGGAGCGTGGACGTCAATGGGCCTTGAGTGAGACCCATGTCAACATTGGTTGTGAAGTTCAGGAGAACGGCGAAAGATATGCAAGCCCTTTTCGTATCTACAACAGCCGATGCATCACGCCAGGTCTTTCCTCTTTGGCACCCTCAGACGAAGGCTACATCGGTAGTCCAGAGAGAAGAGCACCAAGTAGGCTGACTTCAATCTCAAGATCGAGCTCGACACAACAGCTACAACCAAGAATTAGCGAAGAAGAAATAGCTTTGGTGCCAGAGGCGCGCAAAATGAAGTAA
- a CDS encoding Herpes-capsid multi-domain protein: MGAVVSCIKSVFRTIGNCIMAIVNAIAAGLKAIINAIVSLFGIIISCLTCGRGGGRRKTHTSRV; this comes from the exons ATGGGTGCTGTAGTATCTTGCATCAAGTCGGTC TTCCGCACCATCGGCAACTGCATCATGGCCATTGTCAACGCCATCGCTGCTGGCCTCAAGGCAATCATCAACGCCATCGTCTCCCTCTTCGGCATCATCATCAGCTGCCTCACCTGCGGACGCGGCGGCGGCAGGAGGAAGACGCATACTAGTAGAGTCTAG